A window of Bacilli bacterium contains these coding sequences:
- the mazG gene encoding nucleoside triphosphate pyrophosphohydrolase: MARSIHVVGLGSGDPDKLTLGVYKTLREAGRVFVRTNVHPVVRLLDAEKIAYTSFDDIYLKHDSFPEVYKEISDVLIEQALNADEPVVYAVPGHPMVAETTVQLLRETCARRGIPFSVSGGESFLDEAFLRFGFDPIDGMQLLDAQTMNRSMLAPALHTIIAQVYDKSVASDVKLTLMELYPDDYPVTIGHELGVAGKEKILTVPLFELDRQEGFGNLSLVWVPRTDDERIVGRTFARLQEVVRILRSPEGCPWDREQTHRSIRKNLIEETYEVLETIDDDDAAAMCEELGDLLLQVLLHAQMEAEAGSFDIWDVVQALHDKLIRRHPHVFGDRTAQNAAEALSTWQEMKAKEKAQAGAERPASVLAGVPRDLPGILYAWKLQKKAAKVGFDWERAEQVADKVREELAELMAVGEGRELQDERKDELGDLLFAVVNLARFFDIDPEEAISLANRKFMRRFSYIEEQLRLNKKDIVNTGLVEMEQLWQQAKRENH; the protein is encoded by the coding sequence ATGGCTCGGTCAATTCATGTGGTGGGGTTGGGTTCGGGGGACCCCGACAAGCTGACGTTAGGCGTTTATAAAACGTTGCGGGAAGCGGGGCGCGTTTTTGTCCGCACGAATGTCCACCCGGTTGTCCGCCTGCTGGATGCGGAAAAAATTGCCTATACAAGTTTCGATGATATCTACCTGAAACATGACTCTTTTCCCGAAGTCTATAAGGAAATTTCCGATGTCCTGATCGAACAGGCGCTCAACGCGGATGAGCCGGTCGTTTACGCCGTGCCGGGCCATCCGATGGTGGCTGAAACCACGGTGCAATTGCTGCGGGAAACATGCGCGCGGCGGGGGATCCCCTTTTCCGTTTCCGGCGGCGAAAGTTTTTTGGATGAAGCATTCCTGCGGTTCGGATTCGATCCGATCGACGGGATGCAGCTTTTGGATGCGCAAACGATGAACCGCTCCATGCTTGCGCCCGCGCTGCATACGATTATCGCGCAGGTTTACGACAAAAGCGTAGCCTCCGACGTAAAACTTACCTTGATGGAACTTTATCCCGACGATTATCCGGTGACGATCGGGCATGAATTGGGGGTGGCCGGCAAAGAGAAAATCCTGACCGTACCGCTATTTGAACTGGACCGGCAGGAAGGGTTCGGCAATTTGTCGCTTGTATGGGTGCCGCGGACGGATGACGAGCGTATTGTGGGGCGCACGTTCGCGCGTTTGCAGGAAGTCGTCCGGATTTTGCGCAGCCCGGAAGGCTGTCCCTGGGATCGGGAGCAAACGCACCGGTCGATTCGCAAAAATCTGATCGAGGAAACCTACGAGGTGTTGGAAACGATCGATGATGACGATGCGGCGGCCATGTGCGAGGAATTGGGCGATTTGCTGTTGCAAGTATTGCTGCATGCGCAAATGGAGGCGGAGGCGGGATCGTTTGATATTTGGGATGTGGTGCAGGCGCTGCATGACAAACTGATCCGCCGCCATCCGCACGTTTTCGGCGACCGGACAGCGCAAAACGCCGCGGAAGCGTTAAGCACCTGGCAGGAAATGAAAGCGAAAGAAAAGGCGCAAGCGGGTGCCGAACGGCCGGCTTCCGTGTTGGCGGGTGTGCCGCGGGATCTGCCCGGGATCTTATATGCGTGGAAACTGCAGAAAAAAGCGGCGAAAGTAGGCTTTGACTGGGAACGGGCGGAGCAGGTTGCGGACAAAGTCCGGGAAGAGCTTGCCGAACTGATGGCCGTTGGCGAAGGCCGCGAGTTGCAGGATGAGCGCAAAGACGAGTTGGGCGATTTGCTGTTTGCCGTCGTGAATCTGGCGCGTTTTTTCGACATTGATCCGGAAGAAGCCATTTCGCTCGCCAACCGCAAATTTATGCGAAGATTTTCTTACATAGAGGAGCAACTCCGATTAAACAAGAAAGATATTGTCAACACTGGATTAGTGGAGATGGAACAGCTGTGGCAGCAGGCGAAGCGGGAGAATCATTGA
- a CDS encoding HU family DNA-binding protein, with product MNKTDLVNNIAAKSGLTKKDVEAVLNGFLGEVTTALSKGDKVQLIGFGTFETRKRSGRVGRNPQTGKAINIPASKVPAFKAGNKLKEAVK from the coding sequence ATGAACAAAACAGATCTGGTCAACAACATCGCTGCCAAAAGCGGATTGACAAAAAAGGATGTTGAAGCCGTACTGAACGGTTTCCTCGGTGAAGTTACCACGGCTTTGTCCAAAGGCGACAAAGTGCAACTGATTGGTTTCGGCACTTTTGAAACGCGTAAGCGTTCCGGACGCGTCGGCCGCAATCCGCAAACCGGCAAAGCGATTAATATTCCGGCCTCGAAGGTGCCCGCTTTCAAAGCCGGCAACAAGCTTAAAGAAGCCGTAAAATAA
- a CDS encoding RNA-binding S4 domain-containing protein yields MRLDKFLKVSRLIKRRTVAKDVSEQGRVLINGREAKPGSTVKVGDELKIRFGQKTLTVRIDNISETSRKEDADSMYTLLREESEN; encoded by the coding sequence ATGCGGCTTGACAAATTCCTGAAAGTTTCCCGCCTGATCAAGCGGCGCACCGTCGCCAAGGATGTTTCCGAGCAAGGAAGGGTTCTGATCAACGGCAGGGAAGCGAAACCGGGCAGCACGGTAAAAGTCGGCGACGAGTTGAAAATCCGTTTCGGTCAAAAAACGTTGACGGTCCGGATTGACAATATTAGCGAAACTTCGCGAAAAGAAGACGCCGACAGCATGTACACGCTGTTGCGAGAGGAATCCGAAAACTGA
- the yabP gene encoding sporulation protein YabP — protein MMEHGKTKRQEIKMLNRKMLEVSGVMNVESFDSDEFLLETECGFLMIKGSNLHIKNLSLEQGLVAIEGTVDAIEYLESGSAGKSKGFLGKLFK, from the coding sequence ATGATGGAGCACGGGAAAACGAAACGGCAGGAAATCAAGATGCTGAACCGCAAAATGCTGGAAGTATCCGGCGTCATGAACGTTGAGAGCTTCGACAGCGACGAGTTTCTGCTGGAAACGGAATGCGGCTTTTTGATGATTAAAGGCAGCAATTTGCATATTAAAAACCTAAGCCTCGAACAAGGCCTGGTCGCCATCGAAGGAACAGTTGACGCCATCGAGTATCTGGAAAGCGGCAGCGCCGGGAAATCCAAAGGGTTTTTGGGCAAATTGTTCAAGTGA
- the yabQ gene encoding spore cortex biosynthesis protein YabQ, with the protein MTLPVQFQTLWAMAACGFVLGLCFDIYRVCSRQLHVPRWLIPAFDLLYWAAAAVLVFRVLTIVNSGQVRLFVFAGLFAGGAIYFATISKWAILMVKKAIAFAFLLGAWLRKAGKVLFIIPLKGLWRLLWLFGGFFLTVSVFVGKIMLQLLYPVRILFAFLLRPFHRLVYPVRGLRKRLGAFAGRLKKILFK; encoded by the coding sequence GTGACACTCCCGGTTCAGTTCCAGACTCTATGGGCCATGGCGGCTTGCGGTTTTGTTTTGGGCTTATGTTTTGATATATACCGTGTCTGCTCGCGCCAACTGCATGTTCCGCGTTGGCTGATTCCGGCGTTTGATCTGTTGTATTGGGCGGCTGCGGCCGTGCTCGTTTTTCGCGTTCTTACGATCGTCAACAGCGGGCAAGTGCGCCTGTTTGTGTTCGCGGGCCTGTTCGCGGGCGGCGCGATTTATTTCGCGACGATCAGCAAGTGGGCCATTTTAATGGTAAAAAAAGCGATCGCGTTTGCTTTCTTGTTGGGGGCATGGTTGCGGAAAGCCGGAAAAGTTTTGTTCATCATTCCGCTCAAAGGTTTGTGGCGGCTATTATGGCTTTTTGGCGGTTTTTTCCTTACGGTATCTGTATTCGTCGGCAAAATTATGTTACAATTGCTTTATCCTGTCCGGATTTTGTTCGCTTTCCTGTTGCGTCCTTTTCACAGGCTTGTTTATCCGGTGCGGGGCTTGCGCAAACGTCTCGGCGCATTTGCGGGAAGGCTGAAGAAAATCCTATTCAAGTAA
- a CDS encoding septum formation initiator family protein, which translates to MHTDLAGNRIVVADKGRRRRMRLLLFILSAFLLWAVLTFFSQQDNLQGKNSRLAQMQKKLAESVKQNKELKLEVTRLNDPEYIEQRARKDFHMIRPGETLFVTPKSE; encoded by the coding sequence GTGCACACGGATCTGGCAGGCAATCGTATCGTTGTCGCCGATAAAGGCAGACGCAGAAGAATGCGTTTGTTGCTGTTCATTTTGTCGGCATTTTTGCTGTGGGCCGTGCTTACGTTTTTTTCCCAACAAGACAATCTGCAAGGCAAAAACTCCAGATTGGCGCAGATGCAAAAGAAGCTTGCCGAAAGCGTAAAGCAAAACAAAGAGCTCAAGCTGGAAGTCACGCGATTGAACGATCCCGAATACATTGAACAAAGGGCACGGAAAGATTTCCACATGATACGCCCGGGAGAAACGTTGTTTGTTACGCCGAAATCGGAATAA
- a CDS encoding S1 domain-containing RNA-binding protein, translated as MSFEVGTKLEGKVTGITHFGAFVELSQGVTGLVHISEIADNYVKDVKDHLKIDDVVMVKVINVDKDGKIGLSIKQAKDRPVEPRPAFSDKPGYGRAERHEFGLGGGKSFRQPNKTSFEDKMNKFLRDSEERIASLRKNTEGKRGGRGARRD; from the coding sequence ATGTCATTCGAAGTGGGCACGAAGCTAGAAGGCAAGGTGACAGGGATCACGCACTTCGGTGCGTTTGTTGAACTTTCGCAGGGTGTCACCGGGCTAGTTCACATCTCCGAAATTGCCGACAACTATGTGAAGGATGTGAAAGATCACCTTAAAATTGACGATGTCGTCATGGTGAAAGTGATCAACGTTGACAAGGATGGAAAGATCGGTCTTTCCATCAAGCAGGCGAAAGATCGACCTGTCGAACCAAGGCCCGCTTTTTCAGATAAACCCGGTTACGGGCGCGCGGAACGCCACGAGTTTGGATTGGGCGGCGGCAAATCGTTCAGGCAGCCCAACAAGACTTCCTTTGAAGATAAAATGAACAAATTTTTGCGCGACAGTGAAGAGCGAATCGCCTCCCTGCGCAAGAACACAGAAGGCAAACGCGGTGGCCGCGGCGCGCGGCGCGACTGA